In Candidatus Stygibacter australis, a single genomic region encodes these proteins:
- the spoVG gene encoding septation regulator SpoVG: protein MNITDVKVFIRESNQLKAFVNIVIDDAFIIRNIKVIEGDKGLFVAMPSRRVSSGEYRDIAHPINTETRQMLEERILLAYKEELQKALSVVETSDSPVVETSDSPVE from the coding sequence ATGAACATTACAGATGTTAAGGTTTTTATTCGTGAAAGCAACCAGTTAAAAGCTTTTGTCAATATCGTTATTGATGATGCTTTTATAATCAGGAACATCAAAGTTATCGAAGGAGACAAGGGTCTCTTTGTTGCCATGCCTTCCAGACGTGTTTCCAGTGGAGAATATCGTGACATTGCTCATCCTATTAACACAGAAACCCGTCAAATGCTGGAAGAGCGCATCTTGCTGGCATATAAAGAAGAATTGCAGAAAGCCCTTAGTGTAGTGGAAACAAGTGACTCCCCTGTAGTGGAAACAAGTGACTCCCCTGTAGAATAA